In Candidatus Acidiferrales bacterium, the following proteins share a genomic window:
- a CDS encoding peptidyl-prolyl cis-trans isomerase → MLNLFRRRDLAVRILLAVVLGIICIMMVVTLVPGIGGGGISPDTAGMVVEVGGTAITVDEVNRELTRLTRGQNFGNSPLVRQLFARQIVDQLIYERALESQAGQLGVRVTPDEKAERLRQIPDFFPGGGFIGLERYQDLIAQRFQMSIPEFEKRIEFGILESKVRGLITDGVMVTPDDIEWEFRRRHEKVKISFLLFRPEELVSEVQIQPAELKAYFDRNKMRYEIPEKRSVRYILVDTERMRRDFSLPEEELRRYYQQNLDRYRIQERVHAAHILFKTVGKSDKEIEAIRKTAESVLAQVKAGKDFGALARQYSEDTTREKGGDLGWVGRGQTVPEFEQVAFSLKKGKTSGLILTPYGFHIIKILERQDARVQPFDEVKSGMEAMLSSQRVERQSEELASRVSEEVRATRKSFDAAAGHYQLPILETPLFASGEPIPAIGTNPELGEAAFRLRGKDVSMPVRVSSGFAILTLKSTNPVHPATLEEARPKVEQELRKEKATELARERAQETAKKTKEGGDLAELSRRWGMTVKQSDPFTRNGSILDLGNARDIAPVAFSLPVGGASSAIAVGKNWVVFRLTAREEINREEMLRQMSSLEREVRSQKQQLAYDLFRENLREQLARQGKLKIYPEMLKRLTGGQG, encoded by the coding sequence ATGCTCAATCTCTTTCGTCGCCGTGATTTGGCCGTCCGCATCCTGCTCGCCGTGGTTCTCGGAATCATTTGCATCATGATGGTGGTAACCCTGGTGCCCGGGATCGGGGGCGGCGGCATCTCCCCAGACACGGCCGGCATGGTGGTGGAGGTGGGTGGGACCGCCATTACCGTCGATGAGGTCAACCGCGAGTTGACGCGTCTCACCCGCGGGCAGAATTTTGGAAACAGCCCTCTCGTGCGCCAGCTCTTCGCCCGGCAGATCGTTGACCAGCTCATCTACGAACGGGCGCTGGAGAGTCAGGCCGGGCAGCTCGGCGTCCGTGTAACGCCGGACGAGAAAGCCGAACGACTCCGACAAATTCCCGACTTCTTTCCGGGCGGAGGTTTTATCGGCCTGGAGCGCTATCAGGACCTGATTGCACAACGCTTTCAGATGTCCATCCCCGAGTTTGAGAAGCGAATCGAATTTGGGATTCTTGAGTCCAAGGTGCGGGGCCTCATCACCGACGGGGTCATGGTTACGCCGGACGACATCGAGTGGGAATTTCGGCGACGCCATGAGAAAGTCAAAATCTCCTTCCTGCTCTTCCGGCCGGAAGAGTTGGTCTCCGAGGTGCAGATCCAGCCCGCCGAGTTGAAGGCCTATTTTGATCGGAACAAGATGCGGTATGAGATTCCGGAGAAGCGGTCGGTGCGCTACATCCTGGTGGACACCGAGCGCATGCGACGCGACTTCTCCCTTCCGGAAGAAGAGCTGCGGCGCTACTACCAGCAGAACCTCGACCGCTATCGCATCCAGGAACGGGTCCATGCTGCTCACATTCTCTTCAAGACGGTCGGCAAGTCGGATAAGGAAATCGAAGCGATCCGCAAGACGGCCGAATCCGTGCTCGCCCAAGTCAAGGCCGGAAAAGATTTCGGCGCGCTCGCCAGGCAGTATTCCGAGGACACTACTCGGGAGAAGGGCGGCGACCTGGGGTGGGTCGGTCGCGGTCAGACGGTGCCGGAGTTTGAACAGGTCGCTTTTTCTCTCAAGAAGGGCAAAACGAGCGGGCTGATCCTCACTCCCTACGGATTTCACATCATTAAGATCCTGGAACGCCAGGATGCCCGCGTGCAACCGTTCGATGAGGTAAAGTCCGGCATGGAGGCAATGCTCTCTTCTCAACGCGTGGAGCGACAGAGCGAAGAGCTGGCGAGTCGAGTCTCCGAGGAGGTTCGCGCGACGCGAAAAAGCTTTGACGCGGCCGCCGGGCATTACCAACTCCCCATCCTCGAAACCCCCCTGTTTGCGAGTGGCGAGCCGATTCCCGCAATCGGAACGAACCCGGAGTTGGGCGAGGCGGCATTTCGGCTGCGAGGCAAGGACGTCTCCATGCCGGTGCGGGTCTCCAGTGGCTTTGCCATCCTGACGCTCAAGTCCACCAACCCGGTGCATCCGGCCACGCTCGAGGAAGCCCGCCCAAAGGTGGAACAGGAGCTGCGCAAAGAAAAGGCGACCGAGCTGGCGCGCGAAAGGGCCCAGGAAACGGCCAAGAAGACCAAGGAGGGCGGTGATCTGGCCGAGCTTTCCAGGCGATGGGGCATGACCGTCAAGCAGAGCGATCCTTTCACCCGCAATGGCTCCATTCTCGACCTGGGAAACGCCAGAGATATAGCTCCGGTTGCCTTTTCGTTGCCGGTCGGTGGGGCCAGTTCGGCCATTGCTGTGGGGAAGAATTGGGTCGTCTTTCGTCTCACCGCGCGCGAGGAGATCAACCGCGAGGAGATGCTGAGGCAGATGAGCTCTCTCGAGAGGGAGGTCCGGTCTCAAAAGCAGCAACTGGCCTATGACCTCTTCCGCGAAAATTTGCGCGAGCAGCTCGCCCGCCAGGGCAAGCTCAAAATCTATCCGGAGATGTTGAAGCGCCTCACCGGCGGTCAAGGCTAG
- a CDS encoding FecR domain-containing protein, whose translation MEDRRPPGEKQRIRPFEIYWMTVSYRTLAVWALILLLVVGFVIALLSPDTMTKLIQRAANWSARQEAAPPPELTEARFVNIDGTVRVKKADAVEWMTANLRMGLDRGDLIQTGSDGVARITFMDGTTYVVKAETLIVVEENKAAPTRATSVAVRVNSGNVDLSTGTWENPGSLSRISFENATATMRENTRASVKNDPASNVHEITVAQGSAQLQRGNELVNLTQYEKASFAAGQAPVIKERVISPPRLDQPLNLEPIIVRDVKRAPIRFSWSTVPEAVSYRLKVSTSPLFVAPLVDRKLATTEYSITGLDEGTYYWAVTAIDRNGRQSQESDMNRFSLVAQPETEQMLLTLDNLFLHGNVVEVSGRTEPAATVIINNEPVVNLGADGRFKHFTSPLPRGANTITVTAQNRRGDVVTRKAAMVVP comes from the coding sequence ATGGAAGACCGCCGTCCGCCGGGCGAAAAACAGCGCATTCGTCCCTTTGAAATTTATTGGATGACGGTCAGTTACCGCACGCTGGCGGTATGGGCGTTGATTCTGCTCCTGGTGGTCGGCTTCGTCATCGCCTTGCTTTCGCCGGACACGATGACGAAGTTGATCCAGCGGGCAGCCAACTGGAGCGCGCGCCAAGAGGCAGCGCCTCCGCCGGAGCTGACCGAGGCGCGCTTCGTCAATATTGATGGCACGGTGCGTGTCAAGAAAGCCGACGCGGTGGAATGGATGACGGCGAACCTACGCATGGGGCTGGATCGCGGAGACCTCATTCAAACCGGCAGCGACGGCGTCGCCCGCATCACCTTCATGGACGGCACAACTTACGTGGTCAAAGCGGAAACGCTCATCGTGGTGGAAGAGAATAAGGCCGCGCCCACCCGTGCTACCAGCGTCGCGGTGCGGGTCAACTCCGGAAATGTGGACCTATCCACCGGCACCTGGGAGAATCCTGGTTCTCTTTCCAGGATTTCGTTTGAGAATGCTACCGCCACCATGCGAGAAAATACCCGCGCATCGGTCAAAAACGACCCGGCGAGCAACGTCCACGAAATCACGGTGGCTCAGGGATCGGCCCAGTTGCAGCGCGGCAACGAACTGGTCAACCTGACCCAGTACGAAAAGGCTTCCTTCGCCGCCGGCCAAGCTCCCGTCATCAAAGAGCGCGTCATCTCCCCGCCCCGGCTGGACCAACCGCTCAATTTGGAGCCCATCATCGTGCGCGATGTCAAGCGCGCCCCCATCCGTTTTTCCTGGAGCACCGTTCCGGAAGCCGTCAGCTACCGGCTGAAGGTTTCCACCTCGCCCCTTTTTGTGGCGCCGCTGGTGGACCGCAAACTCGCCACCACCGAGTATTCCATCACCGGCCTGGACGAGGGAACCTATTACTGGGCGGTGACGGCCATCGACCGCAACGGCCGCCAAAGCCAGGAATCCGACATGAACAGGTTTAGCCTGGTGGCGCAGCCGGAAACCGAGCAGATGCTGCTCACGCTCGACAACCTCTTTTTACACGGCAACGTGGTGGAAGTTTCCGGCCGCACCGAGCCGGCCGCCACCGTGATCATCAATAACGAACCGGTTGTCAATCTCGGTGCCGACGGCCGTTTCAAGCACTTTACCTCGCCGCTGCCTCGCGGCGCCAACACCATTACGGTGACGGCACAGAATCGCCGGGGGGACGTGGTGACGCGCAAGGCAGCGATGGTCGTGCCGTAA
- a CDS encoding rod shape-determining protein, which yields MTRNGNLTFRSIFSLFSSDLAIDLGTANTLVYAKGKGIVVNEPSIVAINKNTGEVVAVGREAKEMLGRTPGNVVAIKPMKDGVIADFKVTEKMLTYFIQKAHNRRVLVHPRIVIGVPSEITPVEKRAVQDSAYRAHASEVYLIEQAMAAAIGAGLPIEEPCGNMIVDIGGGTTDIAVISLSGIVYARSVRVAGNEMDEAVMHFLKRKYNLLIGERTAEMIKMEIGSAYPLEKPMTMEVKGRNLIEGVPKTVTVDDTEIREALSECVSTIMNAIRVALERTPPELSADISDRGIVLTGGCALLRNLDKRIREETGLPVSIADDPLASVVLGTGKMLTDFRLLRLIAID from the coding sequence ATGACACGGAATGGAAATCTAACTTTTCGGTCCATCTTCAGCCTGTTCTCCTCCGACTTGGCCATTGACCTCGGCACCGCCAACACGCTGGTTTATGCCAAGGGTAAAGGAATTGTTGTCAACGAACCCTCGATTGTGGCCATCAACAAGAACACGGGCGAAGTAGTGGCGGTAGGCCGCGAAGCCAAAGAGATGCTTGGCCGCACGCCGGGCAACGTGGTGGCGATCAAGCCGATGAAGGACGGCGTCATCGCCGACTTCAAGGTCACCGAAAAGATGCTAACCTACTTCATTCAAAAGGCCCACAACCGCCGCGTGCTGGTGCACCCGCGTATTGTCATTGGGGTGCCGAGCGAAATTACGCCGGTCGAAAAGCGGGCGGTGCAAGACTCCGCCTACCGGGCTCACGCCAGCGAGGTCTATCTGATCGAGCAAGCGATGGCCGCGGCCATTGGCGCCGGCCTGCCCATTGAGGAGCCTTGCGGCAACATGATCGTGGACATTGGCGGGGGCACGACCGACATCGCCGTGATTTCTCTCTCGGGGATTGTCTATGCCCGTTCCGTCCGCGTGGCCGGCAACGAGATGGACGAAGCGGTCATGCACTTCCTGAAACGAAAATACAATTTGCTCATCGGCGAGCGCACCGCCGAAATGATCAAAATGGAAATCGGCTCCGCCTATCCCTTGGAAAAGCCGATGACCATGGAAGTGAAGGGCAGGAATTTGATTGAAGGCGTGCCCAAAACGGTGACCGTGGACGATACCGAAATCCGCGAAGCCTTGAGCGAGTGCGTTTCGACCATCATGAATGCGATTCGCGTGGCGCTGGAACGGACGCCACCCGAGCTTTCCGCCGATATCAGCGACCGGGGAATCGTTTTGACGGGGGGGTGCGCGCTGCTCCGCAACCTGGATAAGCGTATCCGCGAAGAAACCGGGCTGCCCGTTTCCATCGCCGATGACCCGCTGGCCTCGGTCGTCCTCGGCACCGGCAAGATGCTCACCGACTTCCGCCTGCTGCGGTTGATTGCGATCGACTAG
- a CDS encoding CoA transferase — protein sequence MSKPLENITVLDLTRVLAGPFATMMLADMGAEVIKIEEPTAGDDTRRWGPPFAKGESAYYLSVNRNKKSLTVNLKQPEGVAILRGLAEAADVLVENFRPGALASLGLGYEELRRSNPRLVYCSISGFGQSGPDCHRPGYDLVIQGEGGVMSLTGLPEGPPTKVGISFADLVAGLYAVQGILLALRVAEQTGAGQRVDVSLLDCQVALLTFQAQSYFMTGINPTRLGNDHPMITPYETFATADGFLNIAVGNESQWQRFCAAIGRNDLANDARFSSVRLRVENRCHLKPLLVSAIQQRTTGEWLALLAKAEIVCGPVRTVEEVLREPQVVARDMVAQFDHPSIGRTNVCGIPIKLSRTPGEVRSAPPLLGEHSEEVLVRELEMSREEIRRLRQSGAI from the coding sequence ATGTCCAAGCCACTCGAGAACATCACCGTCTTGGATCTTACGCGCGTTCTGGCCGGACCTTTTGCCACCATGATGCTCGCCGACATGGGCGCTGAGGTTATCAAAATAGAAGAGCCGACCGCGGGCGATGATACGCGGCGCTGGGGGCCTCCCTTTGCGAAGGGCGAAAGCGCCTACTACCTGAGCGTCAACCGGAACAAGAAGAGCCTGACGGTCAACCTCAAGCAGCCGGAGGGCGTAGCGATTCTGCGCGGCCTTGCTGAAGCGGCTGACGTCCTGGTGGAAAACTTTCGGCCGGGGGCGCTCGCGAGCCTGGGCCTGGGCTATGAAGAATTACGCCGGAGCAATCCTCGGCTGGTTTACTGTTCCATTTCCGGCTTTGGCCAATCCGGCCCCGATTGCCATCGCCCGGGCTACGATCTGGTGATTCAGGGTGAAGGCGGGGTGATGAGTTTGACCGGCTTGCCGGAGGGGCCGCCGACCAAGGTGGGAATTTCCTTCGCCGACCTGGTAGCTGGACTCTACGCCGTGCAGGGCATTCTGCTCGCCTTACGGGTGGCCGAGCAGACCGGCGCGGGCCAGCGCGTGGATGTTTCCTTGCTCGACTGCCAGGTAGCGCTGCTGACGTTTCAGGCGCAGAGCTATTTCATGACCGGCATCAATCCCACTCGCTTGGGCAACGATCACCCGATGATCACGCCCTATGAAACCTTTGCCACGGCCGATGGATTTTTGAACATCGCCGTCGGCAATGAATCCCAGTGGCAGCGATTTTGCGCGGCCATTGGCCGGAACGACCTGGCAAACGATGCGCGCTTTTCGAGCGTGCGCTTGCGGGTGGAAAACCGGTGCCACCTCAAGCCTCTTTTGGTTTCTGCCATCCAGCAACGAACCACCGGCGAATGGCTTGCCCTGCTGGCGAAGGCCGAAATCGTGTGCGGGCCGGTAAGGACGGTCGAAGAGGTCTTGCGCGAGCCGCAGGTTGTGGCGCGAGACATGGTCGCGCAATTTGATCATCCCAGCATTGGGCGGACGAACGTATGCGGCATCCCAATCAAACTCAGCCGGACGCCGGGCGAGGTCAGGAGCGCGCCGCCTTTGCTCGGCGAACACAGCGAGGAAGTTCTCGTGAGGGAGCTCGAAATGAGCCGAGAGGAAATCAGGCGATTGCGCCAGTCGGGGGCCATTTGA